The genomic stretch CGCCCACGCCGGCGTCACGCAGGGCAGCGGGCACGGCCTGCCGGAACACGTCGAGGTAGTCCTGCGGGTGCTGCAGCGCCCAGTCCTTGCCGAGCGGGGTGCCGTCCGGGAGCCGCGCGTCCATGACGCCGTGCGCGTAGGGCGTGACGCCCTCACCGACGATGACGCCGTCCGAGACGCGGACAACAACGGCGCGGCCGGACTCGGTGCCGAAATCGACCCCGATGGTGTGCCGGGCAGTCATGGAGCCGTCCGGGGCGTGGGGGTGGGGCTGGGCGGGGTCATGGAATCTCCTGTCCTCCTGCTGGACGGGACGTGGTCGGCGAGTGCCGGGGCAGCAACGTGATTGTGAACGTTAACAGCGTAATGAGTCGATCGTCGCCATGTCAAGCCGACCCAGCCGGCCGCCAGATCGGCCCGTCCGCGGGTCACGTGCAGGCGGCGGGGCGACAGGAATCGCGATGGTTTTCACCGATTCAGTGGGCATATCTACCACCTGACGCACCTCCTGGCATCGTCACGGATCTTAAGATCACCTTCCCTTGACAGGCTGCGAATGTCATGTTATGCATGTTAGCGTTCACTATCCGAAACCGCCGACACGTCTCGGCCGCGCGCCACCACCGTGACCGTGGTGCATGCCTCTGCCCGCCTGCCCACGCTGTGCGGAGTGTCCCGCTGGAGTCCCCATGAACATCCGCACTGCGACCGTCTCTGCCGCCATCGCCGCCCTGACCTTCGCCGCCGCGCAGAGCACCGGACTGCCCAAACTGGCCGTGAAGCCCACGTACCGCGTGTGCTTCAACCAGTCGGAGATGGACAACCCGTGGCGGCTGGCGCAGACCAAGAGCATGCAGGACGAGGCCAAGCGCCTGGGCTGGCAGCTGGTGTTCACGAACGCCAACGGCTCGGCGGCCAAGCAGGCCAGCGACGTCCGCTCGTGCATCGCGCAGCGCGTCGACGCGATCTTCCTCACGCCCCGCGAGGAGAAACCCCTGACGCCCGTCGTGCTGGAAGCCAAACGCGCCGGCATCCCCATGTTCATCATCGACCGCAACGTCGACGAGACGGTCGCCAAGCCGGGGCGGGACTTCGTGGCCTTCATCGGCTCGGACTTCTACGCCGAGGGCCAGCGTGCCGCCGAGTGGCTGGTCAAGACGACCAAGGGCAAGGCCAAGGTCATCGAGCTGCTCGGCTCGACCGGCTCGTCGCCCGCGATCGCCCGCGAGAAGGGGTTCCACGACTACATCGCCAAGCACCCGGGCATCGAGGTGCTCGTGTCGCAGACCGGGAACTTCACCCGCGACGAGGGCCGCAAGGTGATGGAGGCGCTGATCCAGGCGCACCCGGACGCCACCGCCGTGTACGCCCACAACGACGAGATGGCGCTCGGCGCGATCACCGCGCTCGAGGCCGCCGGCCGCAAGCCGGGCAAGGACATCACGCTGGTCAGCATCGACGGGCAGAAGTCCGCGCTCGAGGCGATCATCGCCGGCAAGCTGGGTGCCACCGTCGAGTGCAACCCGCGCTTCGGGGTCAAGGCCTTCCAGACCATGAGGGACTACGCCGCCGGCAAGAAGATCGCGCCCAAGCTGATCAACGACGACCGCTTCTTCGACATCTCGAACGCCAAAGCCAGCCTGAATTCCGCCTTCTGATCGGCGCGCCGGCAGATTCGCGGGCCTGTGGAGCCCGCGGGTCTGCCGGCGTGTGTACGGAGACCTATGACGCAGCCGCTGCTGGAGATGACCGGCATCCACAAGGCCTTCGCGGGCATTCCCGCCCTGCGCGGCGCGCACCTGCGGGTCGGGCCGGGCGAGGTGCACGCCCTGATCGGCCAGAACGGAGCCGGCAAGTCCACCCTCCTCAAGATCCTGACCGGCGCGTACCTGCGCGACGCCGGCACCGTCCGGCTCAGCGGTCAGGAGGTGACCTTCACCACCCCCATCCAGGCCCAGCTGCACGGCATCGGCACCATCTACCAGGAGGTCAACCTGGTGCGGCTCCAGAGTGTCACCGAGAACGTCCTGCTCGGCCAGGAGAGCCGCCGCTACGGCTGGATCGACTGGCGCACCACCCACGCGCGGGCGGCCGCCCAGCTGCGCGAGCTGGGCATCGAGCTGGACGTCACGCGGCCGCTGGGCGAGTTCAGTCTCGCCACGCAGCAGATGGTGGCGCTGGCGCGCGCCCTGGCCCTCCAGGCCCGGCTGGTCGTCATGGACGAGCCCACGTCGTCACTGGACGACTCGGAGGTGCGGACGCTGTTCGGGGTCGTCCGCCGCCTGCAGGCGCAGGGCGTGTCCGTGATCTTCGTGTCGCACCGCCTCGACGAGCTGTACGAGGTGTGCAGCCACATCACGGTCATGCGCGACGGCGAGACCGTGTACGCGGGTGAACTGGGCGGCCTGAGCCGCCTGCAGCTCGTGTCGCTGATGCTGGGGCGCCAGGAGCAGGAGCTCGAGGCCCAGGGCCAGACGGGCTTCAAGCGGCACGAGCCCGGCACCGACACGCGCCTGCAGGCCACCGGGCTGGCGCGGCCGCCACAGCTGCGGGACGTGTCGCTGGACGTGCGCCGGGGCGAGGTGCTGGGCCTCGCGGGCCTGCTCGGCTCCGGGCGCAGCGAGACGGCCCGCGCCGTGTTCGCGGCCGAGGCGGCGCAGGGCGAGGTGCGCCTGAACGGGCGGGTCACGCACTGGTCGTCGCCCGCCGCCGCGATCCGGGCCGGCGTGGGCTTCTGCGGTGAGGACCGCAAGCACGACGGCATCGTGCCGGAGTGGTCGGTGCGCGAGAACCTCACGCTGGCCATGCTGCCGCGCCTGACCCGCTCGGGCGTGGTGGGCCGCGCCGAGCAGCAGCGGATCGTGCAGCAGTTCATCGACCGGCTCGGCATCCGCTGTGCCAGCGCCGAGCAGCCCATCCGGGAGCTGTCGGGCGGCAACCAGCAGAAGGTGCTGCTGGCCCGCTGGCTGTGCCTGCAGCCGGAGCTCCTGATCCTCGACGAACCCACCCGCGGCATCGACGTGGGCGCGAAGGCCGAGATCCAGCGCCTGATCAGCGAGCTGGCCCAAGAGGGCCTGAGCGTCCTGATGATCTCCTCGGATCTGGAGGAACTGCTGGAGGGCTGCCACCGCGTGACGGTGCTGCGCGACGGGCAGTCCGTGCGCACCCTGACCCAGGACGACCTGGACGAGGAGCAGCTGCTGGCCGCCATGGCCCACGGCGACACCCCCCCCGGAGGGAGCCATGACCGTGCTCAGTCCTGACCGCCCCCACCCGCCCGCGCCCGCGCGGCGGGCCCGCCCCGCCCTGCCGATGTCCAGCGCGCTGATCGCGCTGATCGCGCTGATTATCTTCAACGCGCTGACCACGCCGCGCTTCCTGACCGTGAACACCCTGAACCTGAACCTGACCCAGACGGCCACGATCGTGATCGTGGGCATCGGCATGACCTTCGTGATCGCCACGCGCGGCATCGACCTGTCGGTCGGCTCGCTGATGGCGATCGGCGGGGCCATCGCGCCGCTGCTGTTCCTGAATCCGGCGCTGGACGGCCCGTCCGGCGTGATCCTGGCGATCGTGGTGCCGCTGGTCGTGACTGGCCTGCTGGGGCTGTTCAACGGGGCTCTGGTCACGCGCTTCCAGATCCAGCCGATCATCGCGACGCTGGTGCTGTTCATCGCGGGGCGCGGCATCGCGCAGGTGATCAGCCACGGCAGCCTCGTGAACTTCACCGAGCCCGCGTTCAGCGCGCTGGGCACCGGCCGCGTGCTGGGGCTGAACGTGCAGGTGTACCTGATGCTGGCGCTGCTGGCCGTGGCGACCTGGGTGCTGCGCGACACGCTGTTCGGCCGTCAGGTGATCGCCGTCGGCGGCAACCCGGAGGCCGCGCGGCTGGCCGGGGTGCCCTCGGATCGCGTGCGGCTGATCGTGTACACCATCAGCGGCGTGCTGGCCGGACTGGCGGGCCTGATCGTGATCGCCATCAACAGTTCCTCGGACAGCAATCTGGTGGGGCAGAACATGGAGCTGGACGCCATCGCGGCGGTGGCGGTGGGCGGCACGGCGCTGGCCGGGGGGCGCGTGACCATGCTGGGCACCCTGATCGGGGCGCTGTTCATCCAGCTGCTGCGCTACACCCTGCTCGTCAAGGGCGTCCCGGACGACGTCGCGCTGATGGTCAAGGCCGCCATCATCATCGGGGCGGTCGCCCTGCAGGCCAGGAGGCGCTGACATGACCGGATCCACCCTGCCCGCGTCCCGCGTGTCCAGGCTGCTGCGCGGACAGGGCGCGCTCGTCGCGCTCGTGATCCTCGTGGCGCTGGCCTCGGTGCTGTACACCGGCTTCCTGAGCACGTACAACATCAGCAGTTTCTTCCGCTACAACGCCATGTTCATGCTGCTGGGCATCGGCATGACCTTCGTGATCATCACGGGCGGCATCGACCTGTCGGTGGGCAGCGTCGCGGCGCTGGGCAGCGTCGCGGCGGCGCTCGCCAGTCCGCACGGGGCGCTGGCCGGCATCCTGGCCGGCGTGCTGGCGGGCACCGTCGTCGGACTGCTCAACGGCGTGCTGATCACGCGCCTGCGCGTCGAGCCGTTCATCATCACGCTCGGCACCTTCCTGGGGGCGCGCGGCGCGGCGCAGTACTTCTCGCAGCGGGCGGCCGTGCCGGTGGACTCGGGCGGCCCCTTCGCCCAGGTGGGCCAGGGCGACCTGCTGGGCATTCCGGTGCCGGTGCTGATCGTGGCCGTCATCCTGGCGGCGGCCGGCGCGGCGCTGCACGGCACGCGCTTCGGCCGCACCGCCCTGAGCACCGGCGACAACGAGGACGCCGCCCGCCTGATGGGCCTGCAGGTCGACCGGGTCAAGGTGCAGGTCTATACCCTGTCCGGGCTGCTCGCCGGCCTCGCGGGCGTGATCCTCGCCGCGCAGTTCGGTGCCGGCCAGCCGACCGAGGGCGTGGGCTGGGAGCTCACGGCCATCGCGGGCGTCGTGGTGGGCGGCACGCTCCTCAGCGGGGGCCGGGGCAGCGTGTTCAGTACCATGGTCGGCATCGTGCTGCTGGGGCTCATCTTCAACATCCTGAATTTTGAGAACGGGCGCGGCGTCATCACCATCGATGTGTTCTGGCAGAACGTGATCCGCGGGGTGTTCCTGCTGGCCGTCGTGCTGCTCCAGACGCGCAGCATGAGGGCGCGCCCCCCCCGGTGAGCGCATCCCCCGCCCGATCCCGGAAACGGGCCCGCACCCGCAACGTGACCATCCATGACGTCGCGCGGCAGGCGGGCGTGTCGCACCAGACCGTGTCGCGGGTGATCAACGCCCACGCCAGCGTCGCGCAGGACACGCGCGAGCGGGTGCTCCAGGCCATCCAGACCCTGCGCTACCGGCCGAACATCGTCGCCAAGACCCTGGCGACCAGCCGCTCGCAGCTGATCGGGATGATCGCGCACGGCACCGAGCACTACGGCCCGGCCCAGATCGCCCAGAATGTCGAGCGCAGTGCCCGCACCCACGGCTACGAGGTCATCCTCGCCACCCTGAACCAGTTCAGCTCGGCCGAGATCGCGGTCGCCTTCCGGCGGCTCCAGCAGTTCGGGGTCGACGGCGTGGTCATGTTCACGCCCTACGACGCGCACGCGCTGGCCCCGCTGCTCGATACCGATCTCCCGACCATCGTGCTCGACGCGGCCATGTCGGCCGGGGACGCGACGGTCAGCATCGACCAGGTGGCCGGTGGGGTGCTGGCGGCGCAGCACCTGACCACGCTGGGGCACCGCCGGGTGCTGCATATCGGGGGGCCGGCCATGTGGAGCGACGCGGCCATGCGGGCCGCCGGTTACCGCCAGGTCATGGAGCGCCACGGCCTGACGCCGCTGCCGGTGTACGAGGGGGACTGGACCGCGATCAGCGGTTACGCGGCCACGCTGGCCGCCGTGAACAGCGGTCTGGAGTTCACGGCGGTCATGGCCGCCAACGACCAGATGGCGCTGGGGGCCATGCGTGCCCTGCGCCAGCTGGGCCGCCGCGTGCCGCACGATGTCAGCGTCGTCGGCTTCGACGACGTGCCGGAGGCCGCGTTCTTCGAGCCGGCGCTGACCACGGTGCGTCAGGACTTCGGCCTGCTGGGCCGCCGCAGCCTGGACGAACTCATGCGCCGGATGGCGCACCCGGAACGCCCCGCCCGGCATCTGGTCTTTCAGCCCACGCTGGTCGAGCGGGAGAGCACCGCCCCGGCCCACCGCTCCCACGCCTGAGCCGGGGCCCGGGCGCCGTCGTGCCACGTCGACGCTTGACTGTGAACGATCACAATATATGATGGAGGTGTCCACATCCCCAGCCGCGACCGGAACTGCCGGCCGCTCCGTCCCTGTGCCGCCCTCCCTCCATGTCGCTGCAGGAGGTTGCCCTCACCCTGAGGCGAGTCCCGCCGATCCCCGTTCCGCCTCCACACGCACGCCGGCTGCCGGAGCCCTTCATCCGGAGCCACAGGCCTTCGCTCCCGACCGACCTGCCCCGAGAGGACCACCGTGACCACTGCCCACTCCACCCGCACCGCGACCGTCGCCCTGAACACCCAGCGCATCGTGTCCGACATCTCGCCCCTGATCTTCGGGGGTTTCGCCGAGCACATGGGCCGCTGTATCTACGAGGGCATCTACGACCCGAAGTCGCCCCTGGCCGACGAGCGCGGCTTCCGGCCCGACGTCATGAAAGCCCTGAAAGACCTGAACTACCGGATCATGCGCTACCCCGGCGGGAATTTCGTGTCCGGCTACCGCTGGACCGACGGCATCGGCCCGAAGGCCGACCGGCCGCGCCGCCGGGCGCTGGCGTGGCGCTCGATCGAGACCAACCAGTTCGGCCCGCACGAGTTCATGGAGTTCGCGGAGGAACTGAAGACCGAGCCGATGTGGGCCGTGAACCTCGGCACCGGCAGCATCCAGGACGCCGCGGACCTCGTGGAGTACATGAACCTGCCCACCGGCACGCACTTCAGCGACCTGCGCGCGAAGAACGGGCACAAGGATCCCTACGGCGTGAAGTACTGGTGCCTGGGGAACGAGATGGACGGCCCGTGGCAGATCGGGCACCTGGACGCCGTGGCGTACGCCGATAAGGCCGTGGAGGCCGCGAAGCTGATGCGCTGGATGGATCCCACGATCAAGACCATCGCGTGCGGGTCGTCGAACACGGCCATGCCGACCTTCCCGGAGTGGGACCGCGTGGTGCTGGAGCGCACGTACGACCACATCGACTACTTCTCCATGCACTACTACGTGGGCAACCCGAACATGAACTCCAAGGAGGCCGTGGACACCGACTCGTACCTGGCGAGCAGCGTGCACTTCGACGAGCACGCCGAGACGGTGGCGGCCGCGATCCGGCTGGCGAAGGCGCACACCCGCAGCCGGAAGGACGTGGGCCTGTGCTGGGACGAGTGGAACGTGTGGTACCGCGAGGTGGGCGGCGACGGCAACTGGGAGGAAGCGCCGCACATCCTGGAGGAGGTCTACACCCTGGAGGACGCGCTGGTCGTGGCGCAGTGGCTCTCGACCTTCCTGCGCAAGGCGGACATCGTGCGGATCGCGTGCATCGCGCAGATCGTGAACGTGATCGCCCCGATCATGACCCGCGCCGACGGCCTGTTCCTGCAGACGATCTACCACCCGCTGATGATGTTCAGCCAGCATGCGGCCGGCAACTCGCTGGACGTACTGGTCAGGGCCCCCACGCACGAGACGAGGAAGTTCGGCGAGGTGTCCCTGCTGGACGTCACGGCCAGCCATGATCCGGCGACCGGGAAGGGCGCGGCGTTCCTGGTGAACCGGTCACAGACCGAGGCCCTGGAGGTGACCGTGAAGTGGGAGGACGTCGCGCCGGACGCCCTGACACAGGCGTGGCAGATGACCGGCCGCGACCCGATGGCCACGAACTCCTTCGAGCAGCCCGAGGCCGTGACCATCCACACCATCAATCCGCCGGCCCTGAATGCCGGCACCGCGACGCTGACGCTGCCGCCACTGTCGTTCACGGTGCTGACCAGCCAGCACACGCCCGCCTGACACCCAGGCTTGACAGCCCCGGTGGGCTGCCTTACCATGTGATCGTTCACAAATTCAATGTGGGAGCTGCTGCCCACCCCCTGCCGTTGCTTGACCCGGAACCGGATGTCGTCGCGGAGGGTGCTGGTCTCCAGCGCCCCTCCCCCGCCCTCTTTCACGCTTCAGGAGGCACCACATGCGTCTTACCCCTGTGCTCACGACCAAAGCGCTCACCCTGGCTCTGGCCCTCTCCGCATCCGCGCAGGCCGCCACGACCATCGTGTTCTGGGACTTCTTCGGCGGTGGCGACGGCATCCGCATGAAGCAGATCGTGGACGATTTCAACAAGTCCCAGAAGGACATCGTGGTGAACCGCACCACCCAGACGTGGGGCAACCCCTTCTACACCAAGGTGCACACCGCCAGCGTGTCCGGCCAGACGCCCGACGTCATGACCTACCACCTGTCGGCCGTACCTGCCGGCCTCCAGAAGAACGACCTGCGGCCCTTCACCACCGCCGACCTGGCGCTGGGCGGACTCAAGCCCACGGACTTCCAGGCCAACCTGGTCACCACCCTGAACACCGATGCCAAGGCAGCGGGCAAGACCGGTCTGTATGCCCTGCCGCTCGACACGCACACCTACGTCGTGTACTACAACAAAGACCTGCTGAAGAAGGCCGGGCTGCTGGGCGCCGATGGCAAGCCGACCGGCATCACCTCACTGGCCAGCCTGGGCCAGGCCATGCAGACCATCAAGGACAAGACCGGCGTGACGCCCGCCGCGTTCAGCACCAACCAGGATCCCGCGACGCTGTGGCGCATGTGGTACTCCCTGTTCCTGCAATCCGGCGGCACGATGTACAAGGATGGCAAGCTGTACCTGAACGACCTGGACACCAAGGGCAAGGCCGCGCTGCAGACCATGGCCGACTGGACCAAGGCCGGATACCTCACCAAGAACACCGCGTACCCCGCCGCCGTGGCGCTGTTCACCGCCGGCCGCACCGCCATGATGTTCAACGGCAACTGGGAGGTGCCCACCATGGTGGACGCCAAGGCCAAGGGCACCATCAAGTTCGACTACGGCATCATGGCCTTCCCCAAACTCGCCGGTGCCAGCCAGACGTGGGCGGACTCGCACACCCTGGCCATCCCCAACAACACCAAGACCCCCATGAGCGCCGAGAAGCTGAAGGCGGTCATGACCTTCATCGGCTACGTGAACAAGCAGGGCGGCATGGGCTGGGCGGGCGGGGGGCACATCCCGTCGTACCTGCCGACGCAGAGCAGCGCGGCCTTCAAGGCGCTGCAGCCGGTCGCGCAGTATTCGGCGGTGGCGGCCAAGAACGCCACCCTGGAACCCAACGTGCCGATCTTCGGCGTGGGCGGCCCGGTGTACGACGCAGTCGGCAACAACTTCACGCCGGTGCTGCTGGGCCAGCTCAGCGCCGAACAGGGCATCGCGAAGTTCAAGGCCGCGCTGACCAGCTTCAACAAGTAAGCGTGGCCTGCAGGGGAGGGGGGTCGCCGCGACGCGCTCCTCCCTCCCCTGACCCGTCGTCCGCAGGCAAAGGCAGGTGACATGCTCAAGACCGCTCCCCCACAGGCCAC from Deinococcus sp. AB2017081 encodes the following:
- a CDS encoding LacI family DNA-binding transcriptional regulator — protein: MSASPARSRKRARTRNVTIHDVARQAGVSHQTVSRVINAHASVAQDTRERVLQAIQTLRYRPNIVAKTLATSRSQLIGMIAHGTEHYGPAQIAQNVERSARTHGYEVILATLNQFSSAEIAVAFRRLQQFGVDGVVMFTPYDAHALAPLLDTDLPTIVLDAAMSAGDATVSIDQVAGGVLAAQHLTTLGHRRVLHIGGPAMWSDAAMRAAGYRQVMERHGLTPLPVYEGDWTAISGYAATLAAVNSGLEFTAVMAANDQMALGAMRALRQLGRRVPHDVSVVGFDDVPEAAFFEPALTTVRQDFGLLGRRSLDELMRRMAHPERPARHLVFQPTLVERESTAPAHRSHA
- a CDS encoding extracellular solute-binding protein, with the translated sequence MRLTPVLTTKALTLALALSASAQAATTIVFWDFFGGGDGIRMKQIVDDFNKSQKDIVVNRTTQTWGNPFYTKVHTASVSGQTPDVMTYHLSAVPAGLQKNDLRPFTTADLALGGLKPTDFQANLVTTLNTDAKAAGKTGLYALPLDTHTYVVYYNKDLLKKAGLLGADGKPTGITSLASLGQAMQTIKDKTGVTPAAFSTNQDPATLWRMWYSLFLQSGGTMYKDGKLYLNDLDTKGKAALQTMADWTKAGYLTKNTAYPAAVALFTAGRTAMMFNGNWEVPTMVDAKAKGTIKFDYGIMAFPKLAGASQTWADSHTLAIPNNTKTPMSAEKLKAVMTFIGYVNKQGGMGWAGGGHIPSYLPTQSSAAFKALQPVAQYSAVAAKNATLEPNVPIFGVGGPVYDAVGNNFTPVLLGQLSAEQGIAKFKAALTSFNK
- a CDS encoding sugar ABC transporter ATP-binding protein — encoded protein: MTQPLLEMTGIHKAFAGIPALRGAHLRVGPGEVHALIGQNGAGKSTLLKILTGAYLRDAGTVRLSGQEVTFTTPIQAQLHGIGTIYQEVNLVRLQSVTENVLLGQESRRYGWIDWRTTHARAAAQLRELGIELDVTRPLGEFSLATQQMVALARALALQARLVVMDEPTSSLDDSEVRTLFGVVRRLQAQGVSVIFVSHRLDELYEVCSHITVMRDGETVYAGELGGLSRLQLVSLMLGRQEQELEAQGQTGFKRHEPGTDTRLQATGLARPPQLRDVSLDVRRGEVLGLAGLLGSGRSETARAVFAAEAAQGEVRLNGRVTHWSSPAAAIRAGVGFCGEDRKHDGIVPEWSVRENLTLAMLPRLTRSGVVGRAEQQRIVQQFIDRLGIRCASAEQPIRELSGGNQQKVLLARWLCLQPELLILDEPTRGIDVGAKAEIQRLISELAQEGLSVLMISSDLEELLEGCHRVTVLRDGQSVRTLTQDDLDEEQLLAAMAHGDTPPGGSHDRAQS
- a CDS encoding alpha-N-arabinofuranosidase; the protein is MTTAHSTRTATVALNTQRIVSDISPLIFGGFAEHMGRCIYEGIYDPKSPLADERGFRPDVMKALKDLNYRIMRYPGGNFVSGYRWTDGIGPKADRPRRRALAWRSIETNQFGPHEFMEFAEELKTEPMWAVNLGTGSIQDAADLVEYMNLPTGTHFSDLRAKNGHKDPYGVKYWCLGNEMDGPWQIGHLDAVAYADKAVEAAKLMRWMDPTIKTIACGSSNTAMPTFPEWDRVVLERTYDHIDYFSMHYYVGNPNMNSKEAVDTDSYLASSVHFDEHAETVAAAIRLAKAHTRSRKDVGLCWDEWNVWYREVGGDGNWEEAPHILEEVYTLEDALVVAQWLSTFLRKADIVRIACIAQIVNVIAPIMTRADGLFLQTIYHPLMMFSQHAAGNSLDVLVRAPTHETRKFGEVSLLDVTASHDPATGKGAAFLVNRSQTEALEVTVKWEDVAPDALTQAWQMTGRDPMATNSFEQPEAVTIHTINPPALNAGTATLTLPPLSFTVLTSQHTPA
- a CDS encoding ABC transporter substrate-binding protein, with amino-acid sequence MNIRTATVSAAIAALTFAAAQSTGLPKLAVKPTYRVCFNQSEMDNPWRLAQTKSMQDEAKRLGWQLVFTNANGSAAKQASDVRSCIAQRVDAIFLTPREEKPLTPVVLEAKRAGIPMFIIDRNVDETVAKPGRDFVAFIGSDFYAEGQRAAEWLVKTTKGKAKVIELLGSTGSSPAIAREKGFHDYIAKHPGIEVLVSQTGNFTRDEGRKVMEALIQAHPDATAVYAHNDEMALGAITALEAAGRKPGKDITLVSIDGQKSALEAIIAGKLGATVECNPRFGVKAFQTMRDYAAGKKIAPKLINDDRFFDISNAKASLNSAF
- a CDS encoding ABC transporter permease → MTGSTLPASRVSRLLRGQGALVALVILVALASVLYTGFLSTYNISSFFRYNAMFMLLGIGMTFVIITGGIDLSVGSVAALGSVAAALASPHGALAGILAGVLAGTVVGLLNGVLITRLRVEPFIITLGTFLGARGAAQYFSQRAAVPVDSGGPFAQVGQGDLLGIPVPVLIVAVILAAAGAALHGTRFGRTALSTGDNEDAARLMGLQVDRVKVQVYTLSGLLAGLAGVILAAQFGAGQPTEGVGWELTAIAGVVVGGTLLSGGRGSVFSTMVGIVLLGLIFNILNFENGRGVITIDVFWQNVIRGVFLLAVVLLQTRSMRARPPR
- a CDS encoding ABC transporter permease; this encodes MTVLSPDRPHPPAPARRARPALPMSSALIALIALIIFNALTTPRFLTVNTLNLNLTQTATIVIVGIGMTFVIATRGIDLSVGSLMAIGGAIAPLLFLNPALDGPSGVILAIVVPLVVTGLLGLFNGALVTRFQIQPIIATLVLFIAGRGIAQVISHGSLVNFTEPAFSALGTGRVLGLNVQVYLMLALLAVATWVLRDTLFGRQVIAVGGNPEAARLAGVPSDRVRLIVYTISGVLAGLAGLIVIAINSSSDSNLVGQNMELDAIAAVAVGGTALAGGRVTMLGTLIGALFIQLLRYTLLVKGVPDDVALMVKAAIIIGAVALQARRR